In the genome of Harmonia axyridis chromosome 4, icHarAxyr1.1, whole genome shotgun sequence, the window CAAATTATACTACAAGATTGGAGCTACCTTAATCCGAAACATGTTAATAATGTATATTTTTCAgtatcaaaaaaattcacaaaagtttcacaaaatgATTTATCATTTCCTTTCCGTTGAATAAAAGAAatcaaataatgaatataatgatGTCTATCTTAAATCCGGTTTTACAAATTcgtaataatattcaaaatgaaaaacaacataGTTATTTTAAGGCTTCATGATTTCTGGTACATATTCATATCATAATAccgaatattcaattcaagattGAAACAAATGATTGATTGTATTGCTAAACAAAGATATTTCTCAAACTAATGAGACAAAAACTCAAATGAAGTTTGAAGATTCTTAACCTActtattttatttaatgaaattccaaatttttttcgataaaacaaGAATTcctctcatttgaaaaaaccgaaaattgaaacaaatccTAAAGAGAGATACCAtatcagaaaaattttattattttttagtaTGAAACACACAAATACTCAtgcacacaaaatttcaattcaatctgacgggtaaatcctggaaaaaaggtgttttactatggtagaccagggacttttcgaTCGGCCTGTTATATTCAGaattcttgaagaaaaaaaatcaaagttgAACTATCAACATTGATATCAAAGCATGCCTCATTCTTTTCCGAGAAATCAAGATAAAGAAATTAATCTTACCTACTGCAAGTATCGTTCAGTAACAAAATTACCTAGTCAATGTATTTCTGTAGGATCCTCGTATTTCTAGATACATTTTCGTTTCTGATTCAGTATTTTACTTGCAGTTGTACCGGAAGGAACCTCAAAATATGTATTTACCCATCCAATTTCACCGCAAGTTATGAAAAAGTGTACTAATCAGTGAAGTTGATGTCTGATAAGATTACTTTAATATTTTCTGTTCAGCGAATTCGCCACATCCAGAACTGATGAAAGTTGCAAATTTTATATTCGATTAAGGAAGCCAGATTTTCTCAGAGTTCGTAAATTCATTTGTAGAGTCCAGCTGATGTTATTAAATAGACTCTGTCAGAATTTGTGATTAGGTTAGAAAATATCGGGCAGCACGGGCATGAAACTACGTTTTATGTAATAAGGCGAGATTGAGAAGATAGAATCCACTAATTATAAATTAGACCCCTGGGTAACACCATCAGTGATACATCATTAAGTAGTGGCTGACGAAAAACACGATTTATTAACGAGAGTTGTACAAATGTGTATCAATATAACAATTCTTAATATTTCGCAAATATATTGGTACATGTTCTCGATTAAAGCAATAATACTGGTTCAGAATTAACACTTCCGGTAATGAATTGAGAGAATATCAACGTTTCGAAGAAATAGCAAATGTATTTTCTTGTACAGCATAAATAGAAGGTCCATAATTTCAATTACCGCCCATGGATAAGGGTCAGCGAGTTAGTAGGTAAAGAGAAAACTGAAAATGCACAACAATTAGGTGGAAGAATGTAAATGACAGATGAGTACCTACAGACGTCCATTTCGTGACGACACAAAGGTcgaaaaattattcgaacatCAAGTATCGATTTCATCTAGTGCGTGCTTAGAACCACTTAAGGAGCACTTGCTCCTCAGGGGCAACCCATCACCATTGTCAGGTATGGAGGTATTGAAGAGGTAGAATAACAGTAAAAAAACACGTTAAGAATACTATAGAAGGTTTATTCTCACAATTTTTTTCGGGTcgtgtgaaaaaatttgaggttTGATGCAAGTTTTTGTTGTTccgaagaaaatttcaaaaattaacaaTAATGATGAAATGTTACTTATTTCCAATTTAAACTGACTTACCAGATACTCTAACTGAAAGATTAAAGTCacgtaaacctttatggattaattattttcttcaatctaatgaaagtgactaggaaatttgaaattcttgaatgtCTTCAACATAAGTCTAaacgttgatccttcagagaaaattccaggtttcaatctacCTAGAAAAATTTGGTCTACTATAAATCTACTTAGGACTGGTCGTTGCAATCTCGGTTGCAATGctcttcaattcaattcaattcaattctttattgatccctAAGACACAGAataatgtataggacaagtcaacatcaggaaaaaaaaatagcatagttACAAACTTTGAGATGCAAAATTTGACATTAATAAACAATATAGAGGATTAAATCAATGAGTCAGAAAGAAACTCCTGAGTGCTGTAAAAGCATTTATCAGCTAATATACATCTGATcttttttttgaaagttttgatATCTAGCGATTTCAGCTCGTTTGGAAGATGATTGTAAAACTTGATTCCCGCAAAAGTAGGCGAGGTCTCATATTTGCTTGTGTTATGTCGTGGTATGCAGACGATGCTACTATGTCTTGTCTGATATTCGTGAAAGTCAGAACATTTCATTAGGTTATTAATGTTACATTTTACATGCAGGAGACAGTTCAAGATGTAAAGAGATGGAAATGTCAGGATTCCAAAATTCTTAAATGTCGGTCTACAGGACTCTTGAGGACGCAGATTGAAAATTAATCTAATTATTTTCTTCTGGGCAATGAAAACTCGGTCGCTACCAGAAGACCCTCTCCATAAAACTATATTATAACAAAGGTGACAGTTTACCATACCGTAGTATATATTTATTAATGCATCCATGGGTAGTGAGTGTTTTAGACGATGAATGGCGTAAAAAGACcggttcaatttttttgctAGATGTTCAATATGGAAATTCCATCTCAGATGGCATTTCATTGAAAGCACACTGTGTGAGTGTGTTGTAAAAGAaatcattgaccacttggtgaataacaggctaattgaaaagtccccggtctaacatattaaaacacatttttgtggcaaaattcgattttattattcaatatatagttgccttcgagggcgatacagcgattttagcgatctttcaactattcgataccatttttgtattacGATTTGTCTGTCGCTTCCAattaggcctcagtttcggcaattacttcttcattggcgctaaatttctttccagcgatcaTTCTTTcgtggtctgagaacaggaaaaagtcgctgggggccagatctggcgaatacggtggatgcagaagcaattcaaagccctATTCATACAAtttcgccattgttttcattgatttgtgatacggcgcattgtcttgatgaaacagcacctttttttccttcaaatggggccgttttttaacgatttcatcttttatacgatccaataacgctatataatactcattctcatgtacaaatattcgtgaatgatacaCGTTCAGATGTTATCTTCACAAtgcctgctatctcgatcaacttcactttacatgctttacattcaaaattattttgtgaacttttttgattttttcggcGGTGACAACTTCTTttggcgtccactgcgttcgccgtcttcggtgctaatttcatcacgtttaaacttagcataccaatcaatgatggttgattttcctggtgcagaccccggaaactcttcatcaagccaagattttgcttcaactgtatttttcccttcaatgagcaatattttactagcacacgaaattattatttttttcatcttctttcaaataacaaaagtagctacactcacaacccAATAACTCACAATCTAATGGTCAgactgccatctgtgcatcagacaattggcctaatacgtcgccgttctcaacttgcTGGCCTTTTTACTTTGACTATGTGAAAAATTTTACGTTCTCGTGCAAGATTTATATCCAAAtgactatattattattattataaactaaTAATCTTtaacttcagaactataaaaaagttaaattttgttaattgaaatttttctgcTAGGTTTAGTTCATCTCTCCAAATGTGTCGAGAACTTTTCCAACATCCTGTATAGTCGCATACGATCCTATTGGAAGTGAATAATGTATAATCAGCTTGCCCATGCCTTGCGGTTTAACACGAAGTTCACTTCCATCTTCCATTACCATCCAATATTGTGCGAGACTAAATTATGCAATTTCCTTCAGCCTCTTTGTGAACGACAGATTTCATTACTTTAAAGTCTAGAACAATGGAAAATCCTTGAAGTCGCATTGGAGGAAGTGTTCAGTGAAAAACGTCCAGATGAAGTGATGTTCTTCTGCACATTCATAATTAAGGGCATAATTTggaattcaaaattaatggtgGGATAAATATCTGGATGTCATATTATACAGGGGAAGATAGAGGACATCTTTGAGAGTtgtgaaattatatttaaagtCGCCTTAAGATTCAagaaatgaaaacgttttcgGGATGAAGtgtgtttttgaaaatttggtgcagcctaatggaaaaattatatacacCGTGTCCGTaaaatatggaacaaattcatttttagctgaacagaccattttaagaaataatcctgaaacacatagatttttattttaatttaacgtattttaaaataataatctaatatacagggtgaattactttcgagtaatgacgtctcAATTTtgcgattactctagctgagctgattccaaaaatgtatcacatgttgattccaattggtgcaGGGTtggcaaaaatacaatagttttgtgtgtgctcataaagtaacgcgttacattctttattagttaaattaacaatatcatcaaaaatacttactGTCTAACGGCAATGGGTTTGAATGTAGCACCctatagtttgttacatttttagattaataaaaatgtataaaaataagaaataatttctttcatattctgactgctagaccacaagtaccaaacatgtttggaaacagctcatttttattaactaaaaatgtaacaaactacagggtgttatattcaaaccaattgccgctagacaataagtattattaatattgttaatttaactgataaagaatgttacgcgttactttatgagcacacacaaaactattgcatttttgtccaccctgtaccaattggaatctacatgtgatacatttttggaatcagctcagctagagttatcggaaaattgagacaaaatgggggtgttccatctAAAAAAAagtgacggtgacgtcattactcgaaagtaattcaccctgtatattagattattattttaaacgacggcaaattaaaatcaaaaatcgacgtatttcaggattatttcttaaaatggtctgtttagcttaaaatgaatttgttccatacttcagGAAACAGTGTATAACGGTTAACCTATCTGAATTTCTCGTTTCTTGTAAAATATAACCTTCTGAATAAGGCTCGGAATAAGGTCCAATCTAATCCAATGTTCTCAACATACCAGGTGTCGaatttggaaaatggcatttttttaaagtaacatttctcgtaggaaaacatcttcGATGGAACACTTTTGCGCAACAAATATTCATACCCATGAAGTAATGTTTTTAGACTGgttttaaatcaaaattatcGTGAAATACGAGGTGactcaaacattattcaaaataaacaacATATCCGCCTtaaattcactgaaattttctAATTCTGAGGAAAAACAAATGACAGTCTATCAAATTCTTTCAGATAAGATTAGTCCATCCAAATGACAAGCAAATTAAGCTGAATCAGTTTCATTGTTTCATAAGATAATCATTTAGCAAACATTCAAATTCTTTCTCATACTAATGCGAGAAAGTGACactatttgaaacaaaaacgtTACGTGAATGAGACTAATTGGGCACAGTTGtagaagaaattttaatttacaaAATGATTGCATTTTTATGCGTATACTATATCATCCAACATGATTTTTGTTACCAGATGAAATAATTCTAGCTTGCTCGAGTGATTATATGACTTTCTCTAGGCAAGTAAGCATATCACAGATTTGTTTTTCCCTTCTCTAAAAGTTTTAATTATGTAAGCTTTGATGAATGGTACAATTTGAGATTTTGAGTGTTTTCTCGAAATCCGATATCTTGATTAGTTTAATTGACTCATTCAACACTTTTCAACAAATCATTTTCAGCATTTCCTGAAAAACAACTATTATCTAtagtaaatttgaaagaattactGTGATAGTGAATATTCTCGTAGAATATTCATGAcggattcaattttcatttctcctatagttataaaatatatatataatttctttatgaagagcagtaaaatttttattgcataTTATTACCTCTAGCACAtaatacaaatataacaattaGATTTTACTCTACTATAATATGTAAGTAAGTATATTGCTTATCTGTCTATCATTACACACAATTTATACTTTTCTGGCCCTTTGTGACTTTTAtgcaaaattgtttatttcaaaaacataataaattatgttgatatttttaagaacaaaatatcatAATATTTCGTAATTCttagaatgaaaatattatttatgttgTACTTTTCTCTAGAAGAATAAAGATAAATTTTCATGACTCAATGGAAAATCTCATCAATGAATCTCATTTCGTTATTCATATGATAACATATATGGGTTTACCAAACTTGCCATTGGTATATCTCCATTGCCATTTCATTTAAGAGAATAATGATATATTGAGAATAATAGTATGTTGAGGTTAATGCCTAAAGGTGAAATCATTGTTTAcaatcaattcaattgaaaattttaactattctttcatattctgataTACCAATGACAAGTTTTTAAAACCAGCTTGTGTAGTATACAGCATTAATTTTCTGAGATCTATCTCAAATGTGGTGGCAACTGCTGTCTCCAAAATTCTTGCCTCGCTTCCAGATACTCCACAGTTTCTTCCACATTCCTCTTGATTGTATCATCATCCTCTTTAAATTTACACTTTATATCAGGGTTTCTCAGCAAATTGTCGAGGTAATCCTTATCAGCGCCCAACTCCCTCAACAATCTACTACTTTTCGATGATCTCGACCTGTTGACAGGAGTAACCCTCTTACTTGACATCGAATTCGATGTTCCAGTTCTATGAGTAGGAAGTTCAGAATTTTGTTTGGATTCTCTTCTAGGTCCAAACAGTGAAGGACCTCCGATAGCATTTTCAATTGCTTTCTGGGATTTGTGGACACCAAGTTTGAACTGTTCGTGATCCGGTCGAATGTGGAGACCTCTGTGGAAATACATCAGACTATATTCGAAGTTACCCAGATGATATAGAGATTCTGCTTTCTGGTAAATAGCTCTCAGGAAACTTTTGTCGAGATCCAGAGCCATTTCTGCGTCTTCTAAGGCTTTTGCTGGGTGACCAAGTAGGATGTAGCATTTGCTTCTTGCAACTAGGGCGTTCTTCTCAGTGGGGTTCAACTCAAGAGcctgaaaattgaattcaataaatagtcaataattattgaaaaggctattgaaaaactgaaacaCATGTGACTCCAGAAATCGGATCTAATTGATCAATTTTTATCTTTAGGGAGTCATTACCTATATCAATTTCACCTATTTGATTGGGAAAGCAGAGTCTTGCGACATATTGTTAGAAATTTGGAAATAGGTGAATATATCACTTTTCGCACTGCAAGTGAAAATTTTCCACAGATATATCTAAATATAAGGAAAAGAATATGAGGCCATgcagataatttttcaattctggaaaaagtacttcctcgagcgggactcgaacccacaaTCTCCTAATTTTTAGTCCAGTGCTCCACCAACTGAGCTACCGAGGATGTTGAAAGTAGCTCAGTTGTTGGAGCACTGTACTAAAAATTAGGAGAttgtgggttcgagtcccgctcgaggaagtactttttccagaattgaaaaattatctgcAGAGCgtcatattatttttcttatattaattCACAGTCGCTGAAAACATTATATCATAGATATCTGAATTCGAAATTTGTATTCTGCTGGTGATATAAATACTAAAATCAAAcataatattttctgaaatattaggATTCTCTCAAAATACGTATATATcaaatgaattataattgaattcattttcagatatgTTATTAATTGTGAATCTATGAAGAGTAATTCTATTATCCACatgttgaatgaaaattatagaatataaatgaaaaaatgaaattctgcgaattgaattgaaaagaaacGATAATTGGCTATTAGtcgaattattaaattttagtGTGTGTCATTCAATTCATTAGTTTTTCCTTTGAAATAGAGTAGATGCTTAATTGGTGGAAATTGCTTTCACTGGAATAATATAATTCTACTCAAAATATGATTGCACCTGTTCCAGggattttatattatattctgaTTTCAGAGCATTCGTTCGTCGAACATACAAGGGCATAGATATGGGGATGTTCTGGGGGTAATTattgatttgaaataacaatttcaaactgaaCACATCTTAAGAAGCGCAGGTGGctgattcaaaaatatttagaaCTCCACAGTAAAAACTAAATATCCGGTGTTACCGAAAATATTCTTAATACGTTATGTTCAAACAAAAAGGTACCCTTATAAAAATAGATTCGTATTTCTGTTCTAACTagatatataacgggtgttttttttcgaggtatataactttaagttggcatttctgttcaagaaagcgaccgatttaacagctgtcgagtgatttattctcagtttagtttggcaattcatcatgaatagactcacgcctgaacaacgcttgcaaatagtgcaattttgtttcgaaaataatggttctgtgcggaatacgtatcgcgcactacgtccattttattttgtttagcgatgaagcgcacttctggttgaatggctacgtcaacaaacaaaactactgcatttggagtgaagctaattctcaagtgtatgtcgaaacaccgttacatccaaaaaaactgactgtttggtgcgctttatgggctggtggaatcattggtccgtacttcttcaaaaacgattatggccagaacgtcacagtcaatggtgatcggtatagagccaagattactaactttttcattcctgaattgaacaaccatgatgtccagaagctgtggttccaacaagacggcgcaacatatcatacctacagctcgtgccacaatcgatttattgaaagacaagtttggtgaccgcctaattccacgttttggacctgtgaattggcctccaggatcttgtgatttaacaccgccagactactttctgtggggctatgtaaagtcattggtctatgcgctGCATTATCTGTATATGAGATATAATTATGTGATCAATAAATTACATCTCATATACATATTATGATAtatagttatgtggtctccTAGGGAGCAATTTGCGAATTCTCGCACACGACAGTGCCTTTCtaatgttgaaaataataagAAGACTCTTTTGCTAAAGTACCACCTAGAAAATCATTTATAATTCGAAACATAAGAATTTTGTTGTATTGTTACAATATTTAATTGTTGAGAAGACAAACATGGTTCAATTAGTTGCCCTCATAATTCATATAATCGTATCTTCCAAATACTGTTTTCATGGTTGATTTCTCCTTGATTCTGCATCCCTGAACTCTCCAAGAAATTTATACGTAAATCCTATAAAATGACGTCACGATCACGTAGTTACTGTCACGAAATTCATTGATTATGCGGTCAGGAAAGTAAGATCATGAACCATTACAATATCACCAAAACGTGTTATCGAAGAACTAGTTCGATCTTTACGTGATTGTGGGATCTAGTATAAAAAAAGATGGGATATAATCGCGAGTGAGTTTTAGGCACCCTGAGGCTCTCAGAGCCAGGATTGTATCATACCTAAATGCAGCATCCACAGTTATAATCAATTCTGTGATGACAgtgaattttttcagttaacTTTATGTTTGGTTttggagaaaataattaaagaataGAAGATTTGAGATTTTTCCTCTAAGACTTATAGTTCTTGGGATgcttcagtgagcatcgaatttgggacacctcttgtacagggtgggcaaataagcgaggtaagcggctatatctcaggatccactcatcgtagagacttgaggtaaaaaattttaccattaaagtgtacaagagaacacactggaaattattttgaagttcatacctctactgttagggggcgtaatagctaccgtcgagtagagaAATGcaatttactcgaaaatgtttcatatgaagttgaaaaaaaatatatcatcactgtaatccttggaaaattccctatctttttgaattgtcactttcgatttcacgacatcaaataagtgtaggtgaaagggagaaatttgACTGAtagaaacgcctgtaacttcagattggctcaacatttttgagcaaattagatctcatctgagatataatatcttgttgattgagaacaaaatatagtcatgataaatttgtttttgctgctttcgatagggggcgctaagtcataagttcattgttttgttcattttacttcgaaatttcaaatgtaatgataagattttcttaacagaaacagtaATTCCATTAAATTCGCATGAAAACATCTGAAGGTCGCtaagcgataatttcatgcgttctgaagCTATGGCCGGAAGAAGATGCACtgcaaaaaatcaaattgtgtttcAAGTTCTGCCAGAAACAggaatcccatcaaatttgtatgaaaaaaccaaaaggtcgcaaagcgatagcttcaggcgttctggagttatggacgaaaaaagatattcttcaactgatgcactgaaaaactaaattgtgtcttctttcggccataactctagaacgcctgaagctatcgctttgcgaccttttggttttttcatacaaatttgatgggatttctgtttctggcagaacttaaaacacaatttgattttttgcagtgcatcagttgaagaatatcttctttcggccataacttcagagcgcatgaaattatcgctttgcgaccttcagtgCGAATttaatggaatttctgtttctgttaagaaaatcctatcattacatttgaaatatcggagtaaaatgaacaaaacaatgaacttctgacttagcgccccctatcgaaagcagcaaaaacaaatttatcatcaccatattttgtcctcaatcaacaagatattatctctcagacgagatctaatttgctcaaaaatgttgagccaatctgaagttacaggcgtttctatcagtcagatttctccctttcacctacccttatttgatgtcgtaaaatcgaaagtgacaattcaaaaagatagagaattttccaaggattacagtgatgataatttttttcaacttcatatgaaacattttgtagtaaaattcatttctctactcgacggtagctattacgccccctagcggtagaggtatgaacttcaaaataatttccagtgtattctcttgtacactttagtcgtaaaaatttttaccgcaagtctctacgatgagtggatcctgagatatagccgcttacctcgcttatttgcccagcCTCTACATTGCTGGTGAATATATTGACGAATAAGTTGAATTTTTAACAAAAATGTGTTTGTATTTATTTAGTGAAGAATAACTATTACATCACCTTTGAAATGAAGTCCAACGCAATTTTCAGATCACCCTTGCCCATTTCGTAGTTACCCCAAGCCAAAAAAGTACTTGGTTCTGCTTCTTCCGGTATTTGCAGTGCCTTCGAGCGATCCTGCTTCCTCTTCATCTTCAACGATTGCTTGATATCCCTAGATCCCATATTGACAGCAGCAGCTCTATCCTTATCGCAATAGAGCTCTTCTCTTTTGCACCCGTTAGCCCTTCTTCTTCTGCGCTTACCTTTCTTTTTCACCTCATCGTCCACCTGTGATTTTAACGTGTCAGCTTGCTGTTTTCTCGCCTTTTCCTCTTCGAGCTTCTCTAAGGCAGCTTCAGCTTTTTGCTTCTCCAATTGGTGTTCCAAACGGTTCTGTACATCGGGATTTTCGTTAGGTTCATCTACGTTGACTCTTACGAAACTTTGGAGCAGTTCAGCTTCTCTGCTGATGTTGAGGCGTTTGTCGACCATGGTTTTGACCTCATGTTGGACAGTAGCCTCGTTTTCAcccatttttttcagtaaattatGCAAGTTTTGGTTAGTTTCCTAGAATCCACTTTTGTCAGTTTTTGACCTCTTTCTCATTGGAGAAGGTGGCTCAATATCATGATGGACaaagtatttttttcttaagtcagtgttcaataagaattttcgtAAATATAGGTGGGAAATCGTTCATTTTATCAGAAGAATTTCATAACTTATGAAGTTGTTGCATAGgacaacataaaaaaaatgaaagcagAAATCCAACAACTGATTTAATTGTTTTCAATGCGCTGATATACAGAAATAAACATATCTTTATGTCTGACTGTACGATAGAGCGTCTGAGTCTAGTTTTGGTCTATGGAAAACATGGGAATTATGATAAGCGAAACAGAATTATCAGAAACTATCAGATAATGTGAAGAAAATTGTACTTATCGATCAAACAAACTCTGGGTTTCATGAATACCCGTTGATTTCAATTTGGAATCCATAGAACAACTAAAAGATAtgaaattgaacacaaaaaCGATACTATTTTGAAAATCAACACAATCATGACTTCAAAGACCTGTGAAACAATTGGCCTTTactaaattattaaatttggtCCGCAAACTCTTGAAAAATTGGGTTTATCATATTTCCTTGTATTTTTAAGCTGCAGCCAAATTGAAAATCACTAACAGAAGTCTGATTTGAAGGATATCTtgaagtaaataaaaaaatgaatcattttgaaaagtatTTAGTGTGTAAACTTTCATGCCTGctatgaagttgaaaaaaatagttatatttctgttaattttgaaaattgtgtgattttttgcaatttatatAGTTTCTCCGAGAAATTAAAGAATATGATTTATACTCAGAAAGTTCATCATGAAATTCATTTGCCTGTAATTGAAATtactataatataatattttttt includes:
- the LOC123678755 gene encoding outer dynein arm-docking complex subunit 4-like — protein: MVDKRLNISREAELLQSFVRVNVDEPNENPDVQNRLEHQLEKQKAEAALEKLEEEKARKQQADTLKSQVDDEVKKKGKRRRRRANGCKREELYCDKDRAAAVNMGSRDIKQSLKMKRKQDRSKALQIPEEAEPSTFLAWGNYEMGKGDLKIALDFISKALELNPTEKNALVARSKCYILLGHPAKALEDAEMALDLDKSFLRAIYQKAESLYHLGNFEYSLMYFHRGLHIRPDHEQFKLGVHKSQKAIENAIGGPSLFGPRRESKQNSELPTHRTGTSNSMSSKRVTPVNRSRSSKSSRLLRELGADKDYLDNLLRNPDIKCKFKEDDDTIKRNVEETVEYLEARQEFWRQQLPPHLR